A stretch of Rhinopithecus roxellana isolate Shanxi Qingling chromosome 12, ASM756505v1, whole genome shotgun sequence DNA encodes these proteins:
- the PRR12 gene encoding proline-rich protein 12 isoform X4, which produces MDRNYPSAGFGDPLGAGAGWSYERSAKASLVYGSSRTSHPETDILHRQAYAAPHPLQSYATNHHPAGLSGLFDTGLHHAGSAGPDASVMNLISALESRGPQPGPSASSLLSQFRSPSWQTGKPSAGPAGPGWGWLAVRSDPRSSSSPAMHTPGPTELFISGALPGSSTFPSSSALSAYQHPASFGSRPFPVPSSLSLQDPPFSPPANGLLSPHDVLHLKPSQAPTVPSSLGFERLAGGGVLGPAGLGPAQTPPYRPGPPDPPPPPRHLPTQFNLLASSSAAAAAAEQSSPQLYNFSGAAPGPPPPERALPRQDTVIKHYQRPASAQPPPPPPPAHALQHYLSCGGSYPSMGHRANLACSPLGGGEPSPGAGEPSKAGPSGATAGASGRATGPEAAGGGGAGGGGGGYRPIIQSPGYKTGKGGYGAAAGGATRPPPPRSTATPKCQSLGGPAAAYATGKASGAGGAGGQAYSPGQPQGLLGPQAYGQGFGAGQAQDLSKGPSYSGGPPQPPSGPPPPGLATCQSYSPDQLQGQLYGVQGEPYPGPAAHSQGLPTASPSLSYSTGHSPALSGHGGGWGPSSLGGGGEASPSHIIRPLQSPPATGRPPGVGSPGAPGKYLSSVLASAPFLAPPGAGSYAAGAGGYKGKGDGSELLAGPGGPPAERTEDEEFLIQHLLQAPSPPRTSGADGLVGEDGAADASKGLGGSGGAGGPPGTPYELAKEDPQRYHLQSVIRTSASLDEGATAALELGLGRLKEKKKGPERGGETPEGLATSVVHYGAGAKELGAFLQKSPPPPPPTAQSTQPTPHGLLLEAGGPDLPLVLPPPPPQLLPSVLSHAPSPSASASKVGVHLLEPATRDGAPQPPPPPPPPPPPMPLQLEAHLRSHGLEPAAPSPRLRPEESLEPPGAMQELLGALEPLPPAPGDTGVGPPNSEGKDPAGAYRSPSPQGTKAPRFVPLTSICFPDSLLQDEERSFFPTMEEMFGGGAADDYGKAGPPEDEGDPKAGAGPPPGPPAYDPYGPYCPGRASGAGPETPGLGLDPNKPPELPSTVNAEPLGLIQSGPHQAAPPPPPPPPPPPAPASEPKGGLTSPIFCSTKPKKLLKTSSFHLLRRRDPPFQTPKKLYAQEYEFEADEDKADVPADIRLNPRRLPDLVSSCRSRPALSPLGDIDFCPPNPGPDGPRRRGRKPTKAKRDGPPRPRGRPRIRPLEVPTTAGPASASTPTDGAKKPRGRGRGRGRKAEEAGGTRLEPLKPLKIKLSVPKAGEGLGASSGDAISGTDHNSLDSSLTREKIEAKIKEVEEKQPEMKSGFMASFLDFLKSGKRHPPLYQAGLTPPLSPPKSVPPSVPARSLQPQPPATPAVPHPPPSGAFGLGGALEAAESEGLGLGCPSPCKRLDEELKRNLETLPSFSSDEEDSVAKNRDLQESISSAISALDDPPLAGPKDTSTPDGPPLAPAAAVPGPPPLPGLPSANGNGTPEPPLLEEKPPPTPPPAPTPQPQPPPPPPPPQPALPSPPPLVAPTPNSPPPPPLPPPPPPAMPSPPPPPPPAAAPPAAPPEEPAAPSPEDPELPDTRPLHLAKKQETAAVCGETDEEAGESGGEGIFRERDEFVIRAEDIPSLKLALQTGREPPPIWRVQKALLQKFTPEIKDGQRQFCATSNYLGYFGDAKNRYQRLYVKFLENVNKKDYVRVCARKPWHRPPVPVRYQPRGTQGQTLWAGQEPHICWG; this is translated from the exons GTCTTTCTGGACTCTTCGACACTGGCCTCCACCACGCGGGCTCAGCAGGGCCCGACGCCTCCGTCATGAACCTCATCTCAGCCCTGGAATCCCGGGGCCCTCAGCCTGGCCCCTCcgcctcctctctcctctcccagtTCCGCAGTCCTTCCTGGCAAACCGGTAAGCCCAGCGCCGGCCCTGCAGGGCCAGGGTGGGGCTGGCTTGCTGTCCGCTCTGACCCGCGGTCTTCCTCATCTCCAGCCATGCACACGCCAGGCCCCACGGAGCTCTTCATCTCGGGCGCCCTGCCGGGTTCCAGCACCTTTCCGTCCTCCTCTGCCCTGTCGGCTTACCAACACCCGGCTTCCTTCGGCAGCCGCCCCTTCCCAGTGCCCTCGTCCCTCAGCCTCCAGGACCCCCCATTCAGCCCTCCAGCTAATGGGCTCCTGTCTCCTCATGACGTGCTGCACCTGAAGCCCTCGCAGGCACCCACGGTGCCCTCTTCACTGGGCTTTGAGCGCCTGGCAGGAGGCGGTGTCTTGGGGCCAGCTGGTCTTGGTCCAGCCCAGACCCCCCCTTATCGCCCTGGCCCCCCagacccaccaccaccacctcgcCACCTCCCAACTCAGTTCAACCTGCTGGCTTCCTCTtctgctgccgccgccgctgccgaGCAGTCCTCCCCACAGCTCTATAACTTCTCGGGTGCTGCCCCGGGCCCACCGCCGCCTGAGCGGGCCCTGCCCCGCCAGGACACAGTCATCAAGCACTATCAGCGGCCAGCCAGTGCCCAGCCCCCACCACCCCCGCCACCAGCCCATGCCCTCCAGCACTATCTGAGCTGTGGAGGCAGCTACCCCTCCATGGGCCACCGGGCCAACCTGGCCTGCAGCCCCCTGGGTGGTGGGGAGCCCTCCCCGGGTGCTGGGGAGCCTAGCAAGGCTGGTCCCAGCGGAGCCACGGCGGGGGCATCTGGCCGGGCCACAGGCCCTGAGGCAGCGGGGGGCGGtggggccgggggtggtggcggagGTTACCGCCCCATCATTCAGTCGCCTGGGTACAAGACGGGCAAAGGTGGTTATGGAGCAGCTGCCGGGGGTGCCACCAGGCCCCCCCCACCCCGTTCGACTGCTACCCCCAAATGCCAGAGCCTGGGTGGACCGGCAGCCGCCTATGCCACTGGGAAGGCCTCTGGGGCTGGAGGGGCAGGGGGCCAGGCTTATTCCCCTGGTCAGCCTCAAGGGCTTCTGGGACCCCAGGCCTATGGGCAAGGGTTTGGAGCAGGGCAGGCACAGGACTTGAGCAaaggccccagctactcagggggcccTCCACAGCCCCCCAGCGGCCCTCCTCCTCCTGGCCTGGCCACATGTCAGAGCTACTCCCCGGACCAGCTGCAGGGGCAGCTGTATGGCGTGCAGGGCGAGCCATACCCAGGGCCAGCCGCCCACTCCCAGGGGCTGCCCACAGCCAGCCCCTCACTCAGCTACAGTACCGGCCATTCCCCAGCACTCTCGGGCCATGGGGGTGGCTGGGgacccagctccttgggaggtggTGGTGAGGCCAGCCCATCTCACATCATTCGTCCACTCCAGTCACCGCCTGCCACAGGCCGCCCGCCTGGAGTCGGTTCTCCAGGAGCCCCTGGCAAATACCTGAGCTCAGTCTTGGCCTCAGCCCCTTTCCTGGCACCTCCTGGAGCTGGCAGCTATGCAGCCGGAGCCGGTGGCTACAAGGGCAAGGGGGATGGCTCGGAGCTGCTGGCGGGCCCAGGTGGGCCTCCTGCGGAGCGCACAGAGGATGAGGAGTTCCTCATCCAGCATCTCTTGCAGGCGCCCAGCCCTCCTCGGACCTCAGGGGCAGACGGCTTGGTGGGCGAGGACGGGGCAGCAGATGCCTCTAAGGGACTTGGGGGAAGTGGCGGGGCCGGGGGACCGCCGGGTACACCCTACGAGTTGGCCAAGGAAGACCCCCAGAGGTACCATCTGCAGAGTGTCATCCGCACCAGTGCCAGCCTGGATGAGGGTGCCACTGCGGCACTGGAGCTGGGcctggggaggctgaaggagaagaagaaagggcCAGAGCGGGGTGGCGAGACCCCTGAGGGGCTGGCCACCTCCGTTGTCCACTACGGGGCAGGTGCCAAGGAGCTGGGGGCCTTCTTGCAAAAGAgcccaccacccccacctcccacagcCCAGTCCACCCAGCCCACTCCCCATGGCCTCCTTCTGGAGGCCGGGGGGCCTGACCTCCCACTGGTgctgcctccgcctcctcccCAGCTGCTCCCCTCGGTCCTCAGCCATGCCCCCAGTCCCTCTGCCAGCGCCTCCAAAGTCGGTGTCCACCTCCTTGAGCCAGCCACCCGCGATGGGGCACCCCAGCCACCTCCACCGCCACCCCCGCCTCCACCACCCATGCCCCTGCAGCTCGAGGCCCACCTCCGCAGCCACGGCCTGGAGCCCGCGGCTCCCAGCCCCCGCCTGCGACCCGAGGAGAGCCTGGAGCCGCCAGGCGCCATGCAGGAATTGCTCGGGGCTCTGGAGCCGCTGCCCCCGGCGCCTGGGGACACCGGCGTAGGCCCGCCAAACTCGGAAGGCAAGGATCCCGCAGGTGCCTACCGCAGCCCGAGCCCGCAAGGCACCAAGGCGCCGCGCTTCGTGCCGCTCACCTCCATCTGCTTCCCTGACTCCTTGCTCCAAGACGAGGAGCGCAGCTTCTTCCCTACCATGGAGGAGATGTTCGGTGGAGGGGCCGCGGATGACTATGGCAAGGCTGGGCCACCCGAGGACGAGGGGGACCCCAAGGCGGGCGCTGGGCCACCCCCGGGCCCCCCTGCCTATGATCCCTATGGGCCCTACTGCCCTGGCCGGGCATCAGGAGCCGGGCCCGAGACACCAGGCTTGGGCCTGGACCCCAACAAGCCCCCTGAACTGCCCTCCACGGTCAACGCCGAGCCACTGGGCCTGATCCAGAGCGGCCCCCACCAGGCGGCGCCACCACCCCCGCCTCCGCCACCACCGCCTCCCGCGCCAGCCTCCGAGCCCAAGGGTGGCCTCACCTCGCCCATCTTCTGCTCTACCAAGCCAAAGAAGCTGCTCAAGACATCCTCCTTTCACCTGCTGCGGCGCCGCGACCCACCCTTCCAGACCCCTAAGAAGCTGTACGCCCAGGAGTACGAATTCGAGGCGGACGAGGACAAGGCTGATGTGCCCGCCGACATCCGCCTCAACCCCCGGCGCCTGCCCGACCTGGTCTCCAGCTGCCGCTCCCGCCCGGCCCTCTCGCCACTGGGGGACATCGACTTCTGCCCACCGAACCCGGGACCAGATGGCCCCCGGCGCCGTGGCCGCAAACCCACGAAGGCGAAGCGTGATGGGCCGCCCCGGCCCCGGGGAAGGCCCCGGATCCGCCCTCTGGAGGTCCCCACCACTGCGGGGCCCGCCTCGGCTTCCACGCCCACCGATGGCGCCAAGAAACCCCGGGGCCGGGGCCGAGGCCGGGGTCGAAAAGCTGAGGAGGCAGGGGGCACCCGGTTGGAGCCCCTGAAGCCACTTAAG ATCAAGCTGTCTGTGCCCAAGGCTGGCGAGGGTCTGGGAGCCTCATCGGGTGATGCCATATCAGGCACTGACCACAACAGCCTGGACTCGAGCCTGACTCGGGAGAAGATCGAGGCCAAGAtcaaggaggtggaggagaagcaGCCAGAGATGAAGTCGGGTTTCATGGCCTCCTTCTTGGACTTCCTCAAGTCAGGCAAGCGCCACCCACCACTCTACCAGGCGGGCCTGACACCTCCGCTCAGCCCTCCCAAGAGCGTGCCACCCTCTGTGCCAGCCCGaagcctgcagccccagcccccTGCCACCCCCGCTGTGCCACATCCCCCACCTTCTGGAGCCTTCGGGCTTGGGGGTGccctggaggctgcagagagtgaggggctggggctgggctgcccTTCACCCTGCAAGCGACTGGATGAGGAGCTGAAGCGGAACCTTGAGACGCTGCCCTCCTTCTCCTCGGACGAGGAAGACTCTGTCGCCAAGAACCGAGACCTGCAGGAGAGCATCTCCTCGGCCATCTCTGCCCTCGATGACCCACCCCTTGCTGGGCCAAAGGACACCTCCACGCCAGATGGGCCGCCCTTGGCCCCCGCAGCTGCAGTTCCAGGGCCACCCCCTCTTCCGGGGCTCCCCAGTGCCAACGGCAATGGCACTCCTG AGCCCCCACTGCTGGAGGAGAAACCCCCACCCACTCCACCTCCTGCCCCGactcctcagcctcagcctccaccaCCCCCTCCGCCGCCACAGCCAGCCCTGCCCTCGCCGCCCCCGCTGGTGGCCCCCACGCCCAACTCACCACCGCCACCACCgctgccaccaccacctccaccagctATGCCCTCGCCTCCTCCGCCACCCCCACCAGCCGCTGCCCCACCGGCTGCCCCTCCCGAGGAGCCCGCCGCCCCGTCCCCTGAAGACCCCGAGCTGCCGGACACCCGGCCCCTGCATCTGGCCAAGAAGCAGGAGACGGCAGCCGTGTGTGGGGAGACGGACGAGGAGGCCGGCGAGAGTGGCGGAGAGGGCATCTTCCGGGAGCGAGACGAGTTCGTCATCCGCGCCGAGGACATCCCTTCGCTTAAG